In the genome of Pseudomonas sp. Teo4, the window GCAGCGGTTGCCGTCGATCAGCGCGAGCTTGGGCGTGACACTCAAACCCTCGACCGCACGCTGCATGGCCAGCATGGTGGCCTGAAGAATGTTCAGACGGTCGATTTCCTCGACTTCGGCGCGGGCGATGCAGAAGCTCAGGGCTTTTTCGCAGATTTCATCGAACAGCGCTTCGCGCTTGGCTTCGGTAAGCTTTTTCGAATCGTTCAAGCCCAGAATCGGGCGCTGCGGGTCGAGAATCACCGCTGCGGTCACGACCGCGCCGCACAGTGGCCCGCGACCGACCTCGTCGACGCCCGCGACCAGGTCCTCGACCAGGTTGAAATCCAGTCCGATCTGCATGTCAGCGGTCCTTGAGCAAAGCTAGCACCGCTTCGGCCGCCTGATTGGAGGCGTCGCGGCGCAGGATGCGGTGAATCTCGTCGAAACCTTCAGTCTGCCGGCTGCCGTCGGCCACCAACGGCGCCAAGGCTTGCGCCAGGGCCTCACTGGTAGCCGCGTCCTGCAGCAGCTCAGGCACCAACTCGCGCTGGGCGAGCAGGTTTGGCAACGACACGTAGGGGCTCTTCACCAAGCGCTTGAGAATCCAGAAGGTCAACGGCGCCAGACGATAGGCCACCACCATCGGGCGCTTGTAGAGAAGCGCCTCAAGAGTGGCGGTACCCGAGGCAATCAGCACCGCATCGCAAGCGGCCAAAGCCTGATGCGACTGACCATCCAGCAGGGTCAGCGGCAGATCACGGCCTTCGAGCATCTGCTCGACCTGGGCGCGACGCGTGGCATTGGCACATGGCAGCACGAAGCGCACACCTGGTATGCGCTCGCGCAATAGCTGAGCGGTATCGAGGAACAACGCGCCCAGGCGACCCACTTCGCCACCTCGGCTGCCGGGCATCAACGCTACCAGCGGGCCGTCAGGCAGGCCAAGGGAGGTGCGCGCGGCCTGTCGATCGGCCTCGAGCGGGATGGTGTCAGCCAGCGGGTGACCAACGAACCGCACCGGTACGCCCTGCTCTTCGTAAAAGCGCGCCTCGAAGGGCAGCAGCGTCAGCATCAGGTCACAGCCTTCGCGGATCTTCAGCACACGCTTCTGCCGCCAGGCCCAGACCGAAGGGCTGACGTAGTGCACGGTCTTGATACCCGCCTGGCGCAGCTTCAACTCGATGTTGAGGGTGAAGTCAGGGGCGTCGATGCCGATGAACACATCCGGTTTCTCGGCGATCAGCGTCTGGATCAGCACCTTGCGCCGCTTGAGCAGTTCGCGCAGGCGCCCGAGCACCTCGACCAACCCCATGACCGCCAGACGCTCCATGGGGAAGTAGGACTGCAGGCCTTCGGCCTCCATCAGCGGGCCGCCCACACCGATGAAGCGAACCTCTGGGTGGCGCGCCTTGAGGGCGCGCATCAGGCCGGAGCCGAGAATGTCGCCGCTGGCCTCACCCGCGACCAAGGCTACACAAAGCTGCGCCATGTCAGCGGGTGATGCCGCGAGCGGAGTTCAGGATCGACTGACGGAACAGCTCGACCTCAGGGTGTTGCCCAGCCAGTTCATCCAGTTCCTTGACCGCTTCTTCGACGGTCAGACCCTGACGATAAACGACCTTGTAGGCACGGCGCAGCGCGTGGATGACCTCGTCGCTGAAGCCACGTCGACGCATCCCTTCGAAGTTCATGCTGCGGGCTTCTGCAGGGCTGCCGAACACCGTGACAAACGCCGGTACGTCCTTGCCGATAGCCGTACCCATACCGGAAAACGCGTGGGCGCCGATGTGGCAGTACTGGTGCACCAGGGTGTAGCCCGACAGGATCGCCCAGTCCCCCACGTGCACATGGCCCGCCAACGCGGTGTTGTTGACCAGGATGCAATGGTTGCCGATGACACTGTCATGCCCGATATGGGCATAGGCCATGATCAGGTTGTGATCGCCCAGGGTGGTTTCCGAACGGTCCTGCACGGTACCCCGGTGGATGGTTACACCTTCACGGATCACATTGTGATCACCGATTACCAGACGAGTTGGCTCACCCTTGTACTTGAGGTCAGGGGTGTCTTCGCCAATCGAGGAAAACTGGTAGATACGGTTGTGCTTGCCAATACGGGTTGGCCCTTTGACCACCACGTGCGGACCAATGACGGTACCCTCCCCGATTTCGACATCGGGGCCGATGATCGACCAAGGGCCGACTTCGACGCCCTCGGCCAGCTTGGCCGACGGGTCGATGATCGCCCGAGGATCAATCGAATTCATAGGGAACGTTCCGCACAGGTGATCTCGGCCGAGCAGACCGGCTTGCCGTCAACCAGCGCACGGCACTCGAACTTCCAGATCATGCTCTTGCGGCTGAGGAACTTGGCCTCGAGCACCAGTTGGTCACCCGGCAATACCGGCTGACGGAAACGCAGTTTGTCGGAACCGACGAAATAGTACAGCGTGCCATCGGCCGGCTTGGCGTCGAGCATCTTGAAACCGAGAATACCGGCCGCCTGGGCCATGGCCTCGATGATCAAAACGCCCGGCATGATCGGATGCGCCGGGAAATGGCCATTGAAAAACGGCTCGTTGATGCTGACATTCTTGTAGGCACGAATGCTCTGGGCCTCGAAGTCCAGATCCGTCACACGGTCCACCAGCAGGAACGGGTAACGGTGAGGCAGGTATTCGCGAATCTCGTTGATGTCCATCATTTCGGGGGGAAGCCTGTAATAAGAATAGGGAGCGCAGGTGCTGACCACACGCTCCTTTTGCAAATCCAAAGAGGAGCCAGCTAGCGACTGTTCACGCTCGCTCAGGAAATGGTATCAGCCTTCTGATGCCGGCTGATCACCTGAGGTCACGGTATCGACACGTTTTTCCAGCTGCTGGAGACGCTTGGACATGTCGTCCAGCTGGCGGATACGCGCCGCACTCTTACGCCAGTCAGCCAACGGCTGCATGGCTGTGCCGGAAGAATAGGCGCCCGGTTCAGTGATCG includes:
- the rnhB gene encoding ribonuclease HII, whose translation is MQIGLDFNLVEDLVAGVDEVGRGPLCGAVVTAAVILDPQRPILGLNDSKKLTEAKREALFDEICEKALSFCIARAEVEEIDRLNILQATMLAMQRAVEGLSVTPKLALIDGNRCPKLAVPAAPVIKGDSKVPAIAAASILAKVTRDREMSAFELMYPGYGIGGHKGYPTPVHLEALARLGPTPIHRRSFGPVRAAWEAREGVTDSLI
- the lpxB gene encoding lipid-A-disaccharide synthase produces the protein MAQLCVALVAGEASGDILGSGLMRALKARHPEVRFIGVGGPLMEAEGLQSYFPMERLAVMGLVEVLGRLRELLKRRKVLIQTLIAEKPDVFIGIDAPDFTLNIELKLRQAGIKTVHYVSPSVWAWRQKRVLKIREGCDLMLTLLPFEARFYEEQGVPVRFVGHPLADTIPLEADRQAARTSLGLPDGPLVALMPGSRGGEVGRLGALFLDTAQLLRERIPGVRFVLPCANATRRAQVEQMLEGRDLPLTLLDGQSHQALAACDAVLIASGTATLEALLYKRPMVVAYRLAPLTFWILKRLVKSPYVSLPNLLAQRELVPELLQDAATSEALAQALAPLVADGSRQTEGFDEIHRILRRDASNQAAEAVLALLKDR
- the lpxA gene encoding acyl-ACP--UDP-N-acetylglucosamine O-acyltransferase encodes the protein MNSIDPRAIIDPSAKLAEGVEVGPWSIIGPDVEIGEGTVIGPHVVVKGPTRIGKHNRIYQFSSIGEDTPDLKYKGEPTRLVIGDHNVIREGVTIHRGTVQDRSETTLGDHNLIMAYAHIGHDSVIGNHCILVNNTALAGHVHVGDWAILSGYTLVHQYCHIGAHAFSGMGTAIGKDVPAFVTVFGSPAEARSMNFEGMRRRGFSDEVIHALRRAYKVVYRQGLTVEEAVKELDELAGQHPEVELFRQSILNSARGITR
- the fabZ gene encoding 3-hydroxyacyl-ACP dehydratase FabZ, with amino-acid sequence MMDINEIREYLPHRYPFLLVDRVTDLDFEAQSIRAYKNVSINEPFFNGHFPAHPIMPGVLIIEAMAQAAGILGFKMLDAKPADGTLYYFVGSDKLRFRQPVLPGDQLVLEAKFLSRKSMIWKFECRALVDGKPVCSAEITCAERSL